A single genomic interval of Cellulosilyticum sp. I15G10I2 harbors:
- the atpH gene encoding ATP synthase F1 subunit delta: MAQLAIKRYATALFDLAISDNRIEDYVKEAELIVNLFREEPNFEVILQSKKVTVDEKLSLIEKIFVDQVSPALVGLMILTVKKSRQEFLLNIFEAFLQMVKNHKGILKATVTSAVALQESQLEAIKTQLENSTKTQIELDTVIDASIIAGLVIRVGDKVVDASIKGKMQTLKKQLTELKLA, translated from the coding sequence GTGGCTCAGCTAGCTATTAAAAGATATGCTACTGCCCTATTTGACCTAGCTATTTCGGATAATAGGATAGAAGATTATGTAAAAGAAGCGGAGCTTATTGTAAATCTGTTTCGCGAAGAGCCCAATTTTGAAGTAATACTTCAAAGTAAAAAAGTAACTGTAGATGAGAAACTTTCCCTCATAGAAAAAATATTTGTTGATCAGGTATCACCAGCACTTGTTGGACTTATGATACTTACCGTTAAAAAGAGCAGGCAAGAATTTTTGCTTAATATTTTTGAAGCATTTTTGCAGATGGTAAAAAATCACAAAGGTATTTTAAAAGCAACAGTAACTTCGGCTGTAGCTCTTCAGGAAAGTCAGTTAGAAGCAATTAAAACACAGTTAGAAAATAGTACAAAGACTCAAATAGAGCTTGACACTGTGATAGATGCGTCTATTATAGCAGGACTTGTTATTAGAGTTGGAGATAAAGTTGTAGATGCAAGTATTAAAGGTAAAATGCAAACATTAAAGAAGCAGTTAACTGAGCTTAAACTTGCATAG
- the atpF gene encoding F0F1 ATP synthase subunit B, which translates to MNTSFITLLSATEPSKIIGFDMALLWDLGVIWISLFVIIWILYRLLFKPVTEFLDKRKNTIAQTISDAASQKASAIELKADYEAKLKNIKDEANQILKDTRAKALIREEEIIKAAREEAENIKQKALSDIKLEQERVKDDLKKEMIEISTIMASKFVSASIDETKHNALIDEIIKEVGDVQWLS; encoded by the coding sequence TTGAATACATCATTTATTACATTATTATCTGCCACAGAGCCAAGTAAAATTATCGGGTTTGATATGGCTTTACTTTGGGATTTAGGAGTTATATGGATATCACTTTTTGTGATCATATGGATTCTTTATAGACTTTTATTTAAGCCCGTAACGGAGTTTTTAGATAAAAGAAAAAATACTATCGCACAGACTATAAGTGACGCTGCAAGTCAAAAAGCAAGTGCAATAGAATTAAAGGCTGATTATGAAGCGAAGCTTAAAAATATTAAAGATGAAGCTAACCAAATCTTAAAAGATACAAGGGCAAAGGCACTTATAAGAGAAGAAGAAATCATCAAAGCTGCAAGAGAAGAAGCAGAAAATATTAAACAAAAAGCATTAAGTGACATCAAACTTGAGCAAGAACGTGTTAAAGATGATCTTAAAAAAGAAATGATAGAAATATCAACTATTATGGCCAGCAAGTTTGTGAGTGCCTCTATAGATGAAACAAAACATAATGCTCTAATTGACGAAATTATAAAAGAAGTGGGGGATGTACAGTGGCTCAGCTAG
- the atpE gene encoding ATP synthase F0 subunit C, translated as MENQIDGKALILACSAIGAGLAMIAGIGPGIGQGYAAGKGAEAVGRQPEAQSDVVRTMLLGAAVAETTGIYGLIVAIILLFANPLITRYMQLIG; from the coding sequence ATGGAAAATCAAATCGATGGAAAAGCTCTAATTTTAGCATGCTCAGCAATAGGTGCAGGACTTGCAATGATAGCAGGGATAGGACCAGGTATTGGACAAGGGTATGCAGCTGGTAAAGGTGCAGAAGCCGTAGGCCGTCAGCCAGAAGCGCAATCAGATGTAGTACGTACAATGCTTTTAGGAGCAGCGGTAGCAGAAACAACAGGGATTTATGGCCTTATTGTAGCAATTATTCTTTTATTTGCGAACCCACTTATTACAAGATATATGCAATTAATAGGATAA
- the atpE gene encoding ATP synthase F0 subunit C: MLFANPLVTREGIGLVLAFSALGAGLSMIAGIGPGIGQGYAAGKAAEAVGKRPKLQPLVIRTMLLGQAVAQTTGIYALIIALLLLFVNIFK; the protein is encoded by the coding sequence ATGCTATTTGCTAATCCACTTGTTACAAGAGAAGGAATAGGGCTCGTACTCGCATTTTCAGCACTAGGTGCAGGGCTTTCTATGATAGCAGGTATAGGACCTGGTATAGGACAAGGTTATGCAGCTGGCAAAGCAGCAGAAGCTGTTGGCAAAAGACCTAAACTACAGCCTCTTGTTATAAGAACCATGCTTCTTGGACAAGCAGTTGCGCAGACAACAGGTATTTATGCGCTTATTATTGCTTTATTATTATTATTTGTTAATATTTTTAAATAA
- the atpE gene encoding ATP synthase F0 subunit C: MFANPLITKEGIGIVLAFSAIGAGTAMIAGMGPGIGQGYAAGKAAEAVGKKPDLQSLIVRTMLLGQAVAQTTGIYALIIALLLLFVNILN; this comes from the coding sequence CTGTTTGCCAATCCACTTATTACTAAAGAGGGGATAGGCATAGTACTCGCATTTTCGGCCATTGGGGCAGGAACTGCAATGATAGCAGGAATGGGACCAGGTATTGGGCAAGGCTATGCAGCCGGTAAGGCCGCAGAAGCTGTTGGTAAGAAACCTGATCTGCAATCTCTTATCGTACGAACAATGCTTCTTGGACAGGCAGTTGCTCAAACAACAGGTATTTATGCGCTTATTATTGCATTATTATTGTTATTTGTTAACATCCTTAACTAA
- the atpB gene encoding F0F1 ATP synthase subunit A, producing MEQNIDFGIKTVVKLFEVDGQAIGITTTHINTWIVMAVLTIIAVIVRIKLNNFKEVPESKLQNIVELIVDTFENFTASTMGKNNKGFSHFYGPMFLFILLSNLSGLVGLRPPTADLATTLALALTTFFMIHGYGIKSKGLSYFKGFLEPMPFLLPINIVGELATPISLSFRLFGNILGGTIIMGLYYAMMPWFLTLGLPAVLHIYFDVFAGALQTLIFVMLSMTFVSSAMD from the coding sequence GTGGAACAAAATATAGATTTTGGCATAAAAACTGTCGTCAAATTATTTGAGGTAGACGGTCAGGCAATAGGTATAACAACAACACATATTAACACATGGATAGTTATGGCTGTACTGACCATTATCGCAGTAATTGTGAGAATTAAGCTTAATAATTTTAAAGAAGTTCCGGAAAGTAAGTTGCAAAATATAGTTGAACTCATAGTAGATACATTTGAAAATTTTACTGCAAGTACTATGGGCAAAAACAATAAGGGGTTTTCCCATTTTTACGGGCCTATGTTTTTATTCATCCTATTATCAAATCTTTCAGGATTAGTTGGCCTTAGGCCACCTACTGCAGATCTTGCAACAACTCTTGCACTGGCTTTAACTACATTTTTTATGATCCATGGTTATGGCATAAAATCAAAAGGGCTTAGTTATTTCAAGGGATTTTTAGAGCCTATGCCTTTTTTATTACCGATTAACATTGTAGGAGAGCTTGCAACACCAATTTCACTGAGTTTCCGTCTGTTTGGAAACATATTAGGCGGAACAATCATTATGGGATTGTATTATGCTATGATGCCATGGTTTCTTACACTTGGGTTACCAGCTGTACTGCATATTTATTTTGATGTTTTTGCAGGGGCACTTCAAACCCTTATTTTTGTCATGCTCAGTATGACGTTTGTATCAAGTGCCATGGACTAA
- a CDS encoding ATP synthase subunit I encodes MSMTFIKKNFIPLSMIAFSLIAYTIGMLVVGDSWSWTKGVFIGLLFSLIKFKLMEITFNKAVVMEEIKAKNYATAHYMLRYLLTGAVLFIAVLEPGIHILGVFLGLISMKVAAYMQLFLKKSMRQ; translated from the coding sequence ATGAGTATGACTTTTATTAAGAAAAACTTTATACCACTTAGTATGATAGCATTTTCCTTAATAGCATATACTATAGGCATGTTAGTAGTTGGTGATTCATGGAGCTGGACTAAAGGAGTATTCATTGGACTGCTATTTTCCCTTATTAAATTTAAGCTTATGGAAATCACATTTAATAAAGCAGTTGTTATGGAAGAGATTAAAGCAAAGAACTATGCTACAGCCCATTACATGCTAAGATATCTTCTTACTGGTGCAGTATTATTTATTGCGGTACTCGAACCTGGTATTCATATTTTAGGTGTGTTTTTAGGTCTTATCTCTATGAAAGTGGCAGCATATATGCAGCTTTTTTTGAAGAAATCAATGCGGCAATAA
- a CDS encoding AtpZ/AtpI family protein produces MKNSSWARSLMLVSQLGISMVTPILLCTLLGVFLDNKMNTEPWLTIVLIILGVGGAFRNLFYIVGKEIKKGGDK; encoded by the coding sequence ATGAAAAATAGCAGTTGGGCACGTTCTTTGATGTTAGTGTCGCAGTTGGGGATCTCTATGGTTACACCTATTTTATTATGTACATTATTAGGAGTTTTTTTGGATAACAAGATGAATACTGAGCCGTGGCTTACTATTGTGCTTATCATTTTAGGTGTGGGCGGCGCATTTAGAAATTTGTTTTATATCGTAGGCAAAGAGATTAAGAAGGGGGGAGACAAATGA
- the wecB gene encoding non-hydrolyzing UDP-N-acetylglucosamine 2-epimerase — MNKIKVMSIFGTRPEAVKMAPLVKELEKSEAIESIVCVTAQHREMLDQVLDIFKLEAHYDLDIMKQRQTLTEITVRVLKGLEEVLDQAKPDIVLVHGDTTTSFVAALAAFYKQIPVGHVEAGLRTFNRYEPFPEEMNRKLTGSLANLHFSPTPLAKQNLLNEAVEEESIFITGNTVIDALKTTIEQDYMFSVGELNDIDYAKRRVITMTAHRRENLGEPLRNICEAVRQVVLEHADVEVVYAVHKNPAVREVVDSILGDVPRVHLVEPLDIKDMHNLMRRSYLVLTDSGGLQEEVPSLGKPVLVLRNVTERPEGIEAGTLKLAGVEKDTIYKLTKELLMDKNLYSQMAQAKNPFGDGEASRRIVEAILYHFKKRNERPEDYCYK; from the coding sequence ATGAATAAAATAAAAGTAATGAGTATATTTGGTACTAGACCGGAAGCTGTTAAAATGGCGCCTCTAGTTAAAGAATTAGAAAAAAGTGAAGCAATAGAGAGCATAGTTTGTGTAACGGCACAACATAGAGAAATGTTAGATCAGGTACTTGATATATTTAAACTCGAAGCACATTACGATTTAGATATTATGAAGCAAAGACAAACTCTAACAGAGATTACTGTTAGAGTTTTAAAGGGATTAGAAGAAGTACTAGATCAGGCTAAGCCAGATATTGTACTTGTTCATGGAGATACTACCACTTCTTTTGTAGCAGCACTTGCAGCATTTTATAAACAAATACCGGTTGGACATGTAGAAGCAGGTCTTAGGACTTTTAACAGATATGAGCCTTTTCCAGAAGAAATGAATAGAAAACTTACAGGATCACTTGCCAATCTGCACTTTTCTCCGACACCTCTTGCAAAACAAAATTTGCTTAATGAAGCGGTAGAAGAAGAAAGTATATTTATTACAGGCAATACAGTTATTGATGCCCTTAAAACAACAATAGAACAAGATTATATGTTTTCTGTAGGGGAACTAAATGATATTGACTATGCTAAACGCAGAGTTATTACAATGACGGCCCATAGAAGAGAAAATTTAGGAGAGCCTCTAAGAAATATATGTGAGGCTGTTCGTCAGGTAGTTCTTGAACACGCGGATGTAGAAGTTGTTTATGCAGTGCATAAAAATCCTGCAGTACGAGAAGTAGTAGACAGTATACTAGGAGATGTGCCTAGGGTACATTTAGTGGAACCTTTAGATATCAAAGATATGCATAATTTAATGAGGCGTTCTTACCTTGTGCTTACAGACTCAGGTGGACTTCAGGAAGAAGTACCGTCTCTTGGGAAACCAGTACTCGTACTAAGAAATGTAACAGAAAGACCAGAAGGTATTGAAGCTGGGACTTTAAAGCTAGCAGGTGTAGAAAAAGATACTATTTATAAGCTTACAAAAGAGCTGCTGATGGATAAGAACCTTTATAGTCAAATGGCACAAGCTAAGAATCCATTTGGTGATGGAGAAGCTTCAAGGAGAATAGTGGAAGCGATCCTTTATCATTTTAAGAAAAGGAATGAAAGACCAGAGGATTATTGTTACAAGTAA